The proteins below come from a single Triticum urartu cultivar G1812 unplaced genomic scaffold, Tu2.1 TuUngrouped_contig_193, whole genome shotgun sequence genomic window:
- the LOC125526802 gene encoding putative disease resistance protein RGA3, protein IPHASSSILGKFDHIWTNGLGDDVVFLQTDVSFFFSVNFEPTLHFLSGFATAITHDKYSDENLTVLPIVGSGGIGKTTLIQHIYNSQEVKTHFQIKIWICVSQNFIVNKLIEEIEKAIPSVEGEKKGSAEELIEQRLNSKRLLLILDDIWKCESEDWKRLLVPLTKGQGKGNVILVTTRFPAVAEMVKTTDNSIELEGLEHVEFRKFFRACIFGDEQSQKDHDGLLNIGDKIAEKLKGSPLAAKTVGRLLRNHLDVHHWTRVLESREWEMQTGEGDIMPALKLSYDYLPYHLRQCFSSCALFPEDYKFHSEELIHFWIGLDILHPGGRNKTIEDVGLDNLNDLVNSGFFKKDETEGHYIIHDLLHDLALKVASHEYLSLHHSNVRSIEIRPSIRHLSIAIDGLDDSNGMTDENFKSELMKLKSKLKVENLQTLIIFGGGDKSSVNILGDLFMEANALRVLCLPTLSYPLESILHNFSSLLHLRYLKLGTSMSHMHLPTTLSRFYHLKILDLQKWYGSFLLPRDMSNLAKLCHFLAQYDELLSGIYNVGKIKLLQELKAFAVNKEIKGFELNQLELLTELREVSIYNLEKVHTKEEGIEAKLTQKDYLHKLALDWDSERPNSEPGAEIVVLESLQPHRNLQELRITGHRGHSCPTWLGDNLVVQALQSLSLFSVSWDIFPSFGKMWNLRELVLSNISTIKEFDLEQSFCKLVKKITLTGLENFEKWVPQPTHFFPHLQVLIITDCSKLSELPFSSHIVYPLKQDWNIDWFPILQVLLLPPIPWTQSLCSVVISGVGSELLDKLVYSKSSSGVALEVNAKDGLYNLDQVLLFSQLTELQELKIKNCPPLELNYFLMLTSLKELWAWSSNLGVVASEVQGGVEWQHPVENIKIWLSDSSGKELTQFLSHLPKLSKLQVYSCRNVTQFVVGVDLQQTTAPVSSSTSPDVTQAKDEQQEIAEVEKDDGLLVLPAHPSNSLRALSLISCDDSVVHSLNALQGLTALWLQDCSFRHPFPSSLLHLKLWSVKGVQTMESLSNLTSLTRLHISGCGEDLRCEGLLPLLTRGHLSRLKVRQSPNFFGGWDPNPMRGMTESKLQNLMTDDMEGFLGAPALCSFLSSSLIDLSFIGNDEMTRFTKEQEEAFQCLTSLQELKFLGYRKLKHLPAGLNKLTNLKRLRIWGCRALRSLPKEGLPSSLRELDVSRCGNEKLTKQCRRLMGTIPKIIL, encoded by the coding sequence ATACCACATGCCTCCAGTAGTATTCTGGGAAAGTTTGATCACATTTGGACAAATGGACTAGGAGATGATGTTGTTTTTCTTCAAACGGACGTTTCGTTTTTTTTCTCTGTTAACTTTGAGCCCACCCTCCATTTTCTTTCTGGATTCGCCACTGCTATCACTCATGATAAATATAGTGACGAGAACCTAACTGTCCTGCCGATTGTTGGTTCGGGTGGCATAGGGAAGACAACTCTTATACAACACATATATAACAGCCAAGAAGTGAAAACACATTTTCAGATCAAGATCTGGATATGTGTGTCCCAGAACTTCATTGTTAATAAGCTGATTGAAGAGATTGAAAAAGCTATACCTAGTGTGGAAGGTGAAAAAAAGGGCAGCGCAGAAGAGCTCATTGAACAAAGATTAAATTCTAAAAGACTTTTGCTTATATTAGATGATATATGGAAGTGTGAATCTGAGGACTGGAAAAGGCTTTTAGTACCACTCACAAAAGGACAAGGAAAGGGTAATGTAATTCTAGTTACAACTCGGTTTCCAGCTGTAGCAGAAATGGTTAAAACAACTGATAATTCAATAGAGCTGGAGGGTTTAGAACATGTTGAGTTTAGGAAATTTTTTCGAGCATGCATATTTGGCGATGAGCAATCACAAAAAGATCATGATGGGTTGCTTAATATTGGAGATAAGATAGCAGAAAAGCTAAAGGGGTCCCCTCTTGCAGCGAAAACTGTAGGTAGATTATTGAGGAACCACCTTGATGTGCATCATTGGACAAGAGTCCTAGAAAGTAGAGAATGGGAAATGCAGACCGGTGAGGGTGACATTATGCCTGCACTGAAACTTAGCTATGATTATCTACCTTATCATCTGCGACAATGTTTTTCTAGTTGTGCTTTGTTTCCTGAAGATTACAAGTTTCACAGTGAAGAACTCATTCATTTCTGGATAGGACTAGATATTTTACATCCTGGTGGTCGAAATAAAACAATTGAAGATGTAGGTCTGGACAATCTAAATGATTTGGTGAACAGTGGATTTTTCAAAAAAGATGAAACCGAGGGGCATTATATCATCCATGATCTGTTGCATGATTTAGCTTTAAAGGTTGCATCTCATGAATATCTTAGTTTGCATCACTCTAATGTCAGATCAATAGAAATTCGGCCATCTATCCGTCACTTGTCGATCGCAATAGATGGTCTAGATGATAGTAATGGGATGACTGATGAAAATTTTAAGAGTGAGTTAATGAAACTTAAGTCAAAATTGAAGGTTGAAAACTTGCAAACATTAATTATATTTGGAGGAGGAGACAAAAGTTCTGTCAACATTTTGGGTGATTTGTTCATGGAAGCAAATGCTCTCCGTGTTCTTTGTTTGCCCACATTATCATACCCCTTGGAATCCATTTTGCATAACTTTTCATCACTTCTGCACTTACGATACCTAAAGCTAGGTACTTCTATGAGCCATATGCATTTACCAACGACTTTATCTAGATTTTATCATTTGAAGATTTTGGACCTACAAAAATGGTATGGTTCTTTTCTGTTACCTAGAGACATGAGTAACCTTGCAAAATTATGCCATTTTCTCGCCCAATATGATGAGCTTCTTTCGGGTATTTATAACGTGGGGAAAATAAAACTCTTACAGGAGTTAAAGGCTTTTGCAGTCAATAAGGAAATCAAAGGGTTTGAACTCAATCAACTAGAGCTTTTGACCGAGCTAAGGGAAGTTAGCATTTATAACCTTGAGAAGGTACACACGAAAGAAGAAGGGATTGAAGCAAAACTAACACAGAAAGACTACTTGCACAAATTGGCACTAGATTGGGATAGTGAGCGACCTAATAGTGAGCCTGGCGCGGAAATAGTGGTTCTTGAGAGCCTTCAACCACATAGAAATCTTCAGGAGCTGAGAATTACAGGACACCGTGGCCATTCTTGTCCAACATGGCTGGGTGATAACCTGGTCGTTCAGGCTCtacaatctctctctctcttctctgttTCTTGGGATATTTTTCCTTCATTTGGGAAGATGTGGAATCTTCGTGAGCTAGTATTGTCGAATATTTCCACAATAAAGGAGTTTGATCTAGAGCAAAGCTTTTGCAAGTTAGTAAAGAAGATTACACTCACTGGCTtagaaaattttgaaaaatgGGTACCACAGCCCACTCATTTCTTCCCTCATTTGCAAGTACTGATTATCACAGATTGCTCTAAACTCTCAGAGTTGCCATTTTCAAGCCACATTGTTTACCCACTGAAACAAGACTGGAACATAGATTGGTTTCCCATACTGCAAGTCTTGCTACTGCCTCCTATCCCTTGGACCCAGTCTTTGTGCTCTGTCGTAATAAGTGGTGTGGGATCAGAACTACTGGACAAGTTGGTCTACTCAAAATCATCTTCTGGAGTAGCATTGGAAGTTAATGCAAAGGATGGTCTGTATAACTTAGACCAGGTGTTATTATTCAGTCAACTAACTGAACTTCAGGAGTTGAAGATAAAAAATTGCCCACCTTTGGAGCTGAATTATTTTCTAATGCTAACCTCATTGAAGGAATTGTGGGCATGGTCTTCAAATCTTGGGGTGGTGGCATCAGAAGTTCAGGGTGGTGTCGAATGGCAGCATCCTGTTGAGAACATTAAAATTTGGTTATCTGATTCCAGTGGAAAGGAATTGACACAGTTCTTGTCTCACCTCCCAAAGCTATCCAAACTGCAGGTATATTCTTGTAGAAACGTAACACAGTTTGTTGTGGGGGTGGATTTGCAGCAAACAACAGCACCAGTATCATCGTCAACCTCTCCAGATGTTACACAAGCAAAAGATGAGCAGCAAGAAATAGCAGAGGTGGAGAAGGATGATGGGCTGTTGGTCCTCCCTGCACATCCCTCCAATTCTCTGCGGGCGTTGAGCCTCATCAGCTGTGATGATTCCGTAGTTCATTCCCTCAATGCCCTCCAAGGCCTAACTGCCCTTTGGTTACAAGATTGCTCTTTTCGCCACCCTTTCCCATCCTCCCTGCTACACCTGAAACTTTGGTCCGTAAAGGGCGTGCAGACGATGGAGTCCCTTTCAAACCTCACCTCTCTCACCCGATTACACATATCTGGTTGCGGAGAGGATTTAAGATGCGAGGGCCTGTTGCCTCTCCTTACTCGGGGCCACCTCAGCAGGTTAAAAGTCCGTCAAAGCCCCAATTTCTTTGGTGGGTGGGATCCCAATCCCATGCGGGGGATGACAGAATCCAAACTGCAGAATCTCATGACAGATGACATGGAGGGCTTCCTTGGTGCGCCCGCCCTCTGTAGCTTCCTCTCTTCCTCCCTCATCGATTTGTCCTTTATTGGGAACGATGAGATGACACGCTTCACAAAGGAGCAGGAGGAGGCCTTTCAATGCCTCACCTCGCTTCAGGAACTCAAGTTTTTGGGTTACCGCAAGCTGAAACACCTACCTGCAGGGCTAAACAAGCTGACCAATCTTAAGAGATTAAGGATCTGGGGGTGTCGAGCCCTCCGTTCGCTGCCCAAGGAAGGCCTCCCGAGTTCACTACGAGAATTAGATGTCAGCAGGTGCGGCAACGAGAAGCTAACAAAGCAGTGCAGGCGGTTAATGGGAACCATCCCGAAAATCATACTATAG